The sequence CACACGCCAACGATTCCGAGGGGCTTCCCTGGGCTTGTTTGCGCGCCGCGAGGTGAGAATCTCCATCTCCGGCGAACACCGCCGGACTAGCTGGACAACCGCCCGTCGCGGGGGTTAAATAAGACTCTCACGGACCTGGCTGGCGACCCGCCCCAATTGGGAGCTTTTCTTGCTGGCCGGGCACGCTGTTTCCCGCCTCGTTACTCGTGCCAACCCACTCCCGTCTCCGCCGAGGAACTTTCACGATGGGTCGCCATCCCCACCCCACGCGCCGCGAGTTCATCAAGACCGCCAGCGCCGCGGTCGCCATTCCTTACATCATCACCTCGACAGCCCTGGGCCAGGGTGATACGCCGCCTGCCAGCGATCGCATCGTGATGGGCGGCATCGGCCTGGGCAACATGGGCTCCGGCGACCAAGACGCCTACCTCGGCCGCAAAGACGTGCAATACGTCGCGGTTTCCGATGTTCGAAAAGGCCAGCTCGACGCCGGCAAAGACAAGGCCGACAAAAAGTACGGCAACTCGGATTGCCAGGCCTACAGCGATTTCCGCGAATTGCTCGCCCGCGACGATATCGACGCCGTGCATATCGCCACGCCTGACCATTGGCACGCGATCATGGTCATCGAGGCCTGCAAGTCCGGCAAGGACGTGTATTGCCAGAAGCCCGAAACGCTCACGCTCCGCGAAGGCCCGTTGATGATCGCTGCGGCGCGTCGCTACGGCCGCGTGGTCTCCGGCGGCAGCCAACGCGTACTGGAAGATTACCGCGAAATCGTCGACAAGTGCTGGGGCGGCGAACTCGGCCCGGTCAAGTCGATCAACGTGAATGTTGGCCCGCTCTCACAGATGTGCAATCTGGTCGCCGAAGACGTTCCGGCCGGCATGGATTGGGAAATGTGGCTCGGCCCCGCGGCCTGGGCGCCGTACAACAGCAAGCGCTGCGACGGCAACTTCGGCACCGGCGGCAATAGCTGGCGCTCCTACCTGGACTACTCCGGCGGCGGCATGACCGACTGGGGCGCGCACCACTTCGGCGGCGCCACGTTCGCCATCGACGTCCGCGAGTTGCAGCCGCACGATATCGTCTTCCACAATGACAACGGCACGCAGTACGTTGAACTCGTTTACCCCAACGGGATCACGCTCACGCACAATAAGCCGGGCAAAGAGAACCTGGAAGTCGAAGGCACGCCGGGCGAAAAGCGTGAAGCCAAGCCGGTGCCGAGCTACAGCGGCGAAGGGGGCATTTACGGCGACTTCATCGAATGCGTGAAGACCCGGCAGAAGCCATTCCGTGATATCGAACTGGCCGTGAACAGCACCGCGGTGAGCCACCTGGCCAGCGCGGCCTACCGCTTGCAGCGATCGTTGAAATGGGATTCCGCGAAGCAGGAATTCCCCGGCGACGCCGAAGCCAATCGCCTGCTGGACCGCGCCCGTCGCGAGCCGTGGCAACTGTAGGCGTTACGGACCTTCGCAACCATTTCCATCGAACTCACTCCCACCAAGGGATACATACATGTTGGACCAAGCCTTCGAAGCCTTGAAGACACTGGACTGGGGGCAAGACCTCGCCCCGCTGGCCCCGATCGACGAAGCCGTGATCTCGTCGCATAGCGACGATTCCGCGCGGCGCGAATTGGAATCACGTCTCGCGGCGACGCTGTCGATGACTGATTCGCGTGATGCCAAGGACTACGTGTGCCGCAAGCTCATGCTGATCGGCACCGCGGCCTCGGTGCCGGCTCTCGCCGCATTGTTGGCGAAGCCCGAAAACTCGCACGTGGCCCGCTTCGCTTTGGAGCGCATCCCCGGCAAGGAAGTTAACGAAGCCCTGCGCAGTGCGCTGGAAAGTGTCGCTGGCGCATTGAAAGTGGGCATGATTGCCTCGCTCGGCTCCCGCGGCGATGAAGACAGCGTACCGCAGTTGGCGAAGCTGCTGAACGATTCGGATCACCAGGTCTCCTGTGCGGCGGCCAAGGCGCTTGGCGCAATCGGCACCGCGAAAGCTGCCCAGGCATTGTCGTCCTCGTCGTCCGAGGCCGCCCGTCGCGACGCCACGAACGCTTCGCTTCAGTGCGCTGAAAAACTGCTCGCCGCCGGCAGCAAGACCGACGCTCTGAAGCTCTACAAGAGCTTCGCTGGCGAGAGTCAACCGAAGCACGTCCGGCTGGCCGCAACGCGCGGCATGTTGGCCTGCGCCGGCAAGGCCAGCGAGTAACCTGAGTTGCAGGGCCGCTAGCATGGCCAATTAATCAACTTCAACGCCGCTGCGCCGCTCCTTCCTTACCAAGTCGTAAGGTGCGAGCGGCGTGGCTATTTTCGTTGGCAACGCTGTCGAGGCCCACTGTGCGCAATCGCTTGTCCCATTGGTTCGTGTTCGCCGTCATTTTTGCGATCGCGATTCGTTTGGCGCCGGCGCAGGATACGTCCAATGACGAATTGGTCTCGTTGATCGTCAGCTTGCTGCACGAATCGGATAAAGACCTGCGGTCGGTGGCGTTCGAGCAAGTGCGTAGCGAAGCCCCCGGCGCGGCCGCCACGGAAAAATTCGCCGCCGAACTTCCCAAATTGAAGCCAGATGCACAGGTAGGATTGCTCGCCGCGCTCGCATCGCGCGGCGACCCCGCGGCGCGACCGCTCGTGTTGGAAACATTGAACGCCACGAAAGACGAAGCCGTCAGCGTGGCTTCCGTAACCGCGTTAGGCGTACTCGGCGAAGCGTCGAATGTGCCAGTCCTCGTCGAAAAGCTCAAAGCGGAAGCGAAGCCACTCGCCGCCGCCGCGCGGGCCAGCCTCGTGCGACTTCCCGGCGATCAGACGGCGCCGATGATCCTCACGGCAATGGACGGCGCCGCACCGGAAGTGCAAGTCGCGCTTATCGAAATCCTCACCGAGCGTCGCGCCCTGGGCGCGATCCCAGAGTTACTCACAGCGGCGGATGGCGACGACAAACAAGTCCGCACGGCGGTCATCAAAGCCCTCGGGCAAATCGCCGCCGCGGAACACGTCGCCGGCATGGTCCAAGGCGTACTTAAAGCGGAACCAGGCCCCGAGCGCGACGCGGCCGAAAAAGCGGTGATGTTCGTCTGCCAGCGCGCCCAGAATCCAGAAGAACGCGCCGCACCGTTGCTGGAGGCGATTCACGGCTTAAGCGCTGCGGATCAACTGGCAATGCTCTCCACGTTGGGCCGCGTCGGCGGCGACGGAGCGAGGAAGGCCATCGAAGCCGCGATCGGGGAATCCGCCACGCACACGGCCGGCATCCGGGCGCTCTGTAACTGGCCCGACGCGACGATTGCCAATCGCTTGATGGAATTATCGAAGTCCGACGCGCATCCAGAGCATCGTATCGCAACCTTACGCGCATTGATTCGCGTCGCGCCGCTCGCGGACAGCCGCAGCGATGCGGAGCGCCTCGAACTCCTGAAGCAATGCCTGACCATCTGCACGCGCGACGAAGATCGCTTGCTCGTTCTGCAACGCGCACGATCAATCCGCACGGTCGGCACGTTACGCTTCGTCCTGGAGCACGTCGACGAACCGGCCTTCACCGAAACGGCCTGCGAAACCATCGTCGAGCTCGCCCACCACCGGGCATTGCGCGACGCCCACAAAGAGGAGTTCCACACCGCCCTTGATCGCGTGATCGCCACTAGCAAGGACGCCACCAGTGTGGAACGCGCCAACCGCTACAAAAACAACCAAACCTGGGTCCGGCCCAAAACCTCCGCGAACTAGGCGTCCCCACTGAAAACTGAACACTGAAAACTTCAAACCATCCCGAAAAGCGTATACTACGACATCCGCCGATTGGCCCCCGAACCTTCGATCCGTCTAGCCCCTCTTGCCAGACATGAGCACGAAAACTACGCCGCGCACGATG is a genomic window of Planctomycetia bacterium containing:
- a CDS encoding HEAT repeat domain-containing protein; the protein is MRNRLSHWFVFAVIFAIAIRLAPAQDTSNDELVSLIVSLLHESDKDLRSVAFEQVRSEAPGAAATEKFAAELPKLKPDAQVGLLAALASRGDPAARPLVLETLNATKDEAVSVASVTALGVLGEASNVPVLVEKLKAEAKPLAAAARASLVRLPGDQTAPMILTAMDGAAPEVQVALIEILTERRALGAIPELLTAADGDDKQVRTAVIKALGQIAAAEHVAGMVQGVLKAEPGPERDAAEKAVMFVCQRAQNPEERAAPLLEAIHGLSAADQLAMLSTLGRVGGDGARKAIEAAIGESATHTAGIRALCNWPDATIANRLMELSKSDAHPEHRIATLRALIRVAPLADSRSDAERLELLKQCLTICTRDEDRLLVLQRARSIRTVGTLRFVLEHVDEPAFTETACETIVELAHHRALRDAHKEEFHTALDRVIATSKDATSVERANRYKNNQTWVRPKTSAN
- a CDS encoding Gfo/Idh/MocA family oxidoreductase, which gives rise to MGRHPHPTRREFIKTASAAVAIPYIITSTALGQGDTPPASDRIVMGGIGLGNMGSGDQDAYLGRKDVQYVAVSDVRKGQLDAGKDKADKKYGNSDCQAYSDFRELLARDDIDAVHIATPDHWHAIMVIEACKSGKDVYCQKPETLTLREGPLMIAAARRYGRVVSGGSQRVLEDYREIVDKCWGGELGPVKSINVNVGPLSQMCNLVAEDVPAGMDWEMWLGPAAWAPYNSKRCDGNFGTGGNSWRSYLDYSGGGMTDWGAHHFGGATFAIDVRELQPHDIVFHNDNGTQYVELVYPNGITLTHNKPGKENLEVEGTPGEKREAKPVPSYSGEGGIYGDFIECVKTRQKPFRDIELAVNSTAVSHLASAAYRLQRSLKWDSAKQEFPGDAEANRLLDRARREPWQL
- a CDS encoding HEAT repeat domain-containing protein; translation: MLDQAFEALKTLDWGQDLAPLAPIDEAVISSHSDDSARRELESRLAATLSMTDSRDAKDYVCRKLMLIGTAASVPALAALLAKPENSHVARFALERIPGKEVNEALRSALESVAGALKVGMIASLGSRGDEDSVPQLAKLLNDSDHQVSCAAAKALGAIGTAKAAQALSSSSSEAARRDATNASLQCAEKLLAAGSKTDALKLYKSFAGESQPKHVRLAATRGMLACAGKASE